The Candidatus Atribacteria bacterium ADurb.Bin276 genome includes a region encoding these proteins:
- the cbiC gene encoding Cobalt-precorrin-8X methylmutase, with amino-acid sequence MDFIESQSLQLIKTVLDHYSLPDYGRFLVERAVHATADFSIASLFVIQPGFIETSTNKIETGSEIYCDTEMVSSGISPRLLQQCGIKLTVFVHQQECYARAQRDNITRSEAAVDLSCEKNIRKFIFGNAPTGLLRLVQHINQGYRADFVVGMPVGFISAAISKKQLLQTGVPAVVLSGPRGGSSIAASVFNALLKKKLEENGMEIIR; translated from the coding sequence ATGGATTTTATAGAATCACAGAGTCTTCAACTGATTAAGACCGTTTTAGATCATTATTCCCTTCCTGATTATGGTCGTTTCCTCGTCGAGCGAGCCGTTCACGCAACTGCTGACTTTTCGATCGCTTCACTTTTTGTTATTCAACCAGGTTTCATTGAGACCTCAACGAATAAAATCGAAACCGGTTCCGAAATTTACTGTGATACCGAAATGGTTTCCAGTGGAATATCTCCTCGTCTCCTTCAGCAATGTGGAATCAAACTTACTGTTTTCGTTCATCAACAAGAATGTTATGCACGAGCTCAACGTGATAATATAACCCGCTCAGAAGCAGCTGTAGATTTGAGTTGTGAAAAAAACATTCGTAAATTTATTTTTGGAAATGCTCCAACTGGTCTCCTTCGGTTAGTTCAACATATCAACCAGGGATATCGGGCTGACTTTGTCGTTGGCATGCCGGTTGGTTTTATTTCGGCAGCTATTTCTAAAAAACAATTGTTACAAACCGGTGTTCCAGCTGTCGTTCTCTCCGGTCCCCGGGGAGGAAGTTCTATAGCTGCTTCAGTTTTCAATGCCCTTCTCAAAAAAAAGTTAG